The following proteins come from a genomic window of Yinghuangia sp. ASG 101:
- a CDS encoding nuclear transport factor 2 family protein gives MSSEIDELRAEIRYVKDRLDILDCVNNQSRGHDRHDVELMTSVYHPDGVDEHGPDVLLGPEYGTWANRQHASVFGDHLHNLTTHTCEIDGDVAHAESYVFGSMVGRDGKTLVFLGGRYLDRLERRDGVWKIALRRCTMEWAFTADASFMRSSAFKGFLKGSWNTDDLSYARPLVPDSEPAVRW, from the coding sequence ATGAGCAGCGAAATCGACGAACTGCGCGCCGAGATCCGCTACGTGAAAGACCGCCTCGACATTCTCGACTGCGTCAACAACCAGTCGCGCGGCCACGACCGGCACGACGTGGAACTCATGACGAGCGTCTACCACCCCGACGGCGTCGACGAGCACGGACCGGACGTACTCCTCGGCCCCGAATACGGCACCTGGGCCAACCGGCAGCACGCGTCCGTATTCGGCGACCACCTGCACAACCTCACCACACACACCTGCGAGATCGACGGCGACGTCGCCCACGCCGAAAGCTACGTGTTCGGCTCCATGGTCGGCCGCGACGGCAAGACCCTCGTCTTCCTCGGGGGCCGCTACCTCGACCGCCTCGAACGCCGCGACGGCGTCTGGAAGATCGCCCTGCGGCGCTGCACGATGGAATGGGCCTTCACCGCGGACGCCTCGTTCATGCGCTCCAGCGCCTTCAAGGGATTCCTCAAAGGCAGTTGGAACACCGACGACCTCTCCTACGCACGCCCACTCGTGCCCGACAGCGAACCCGCAGTCCGCTGGTGA
- a CDS encoding TetR/AcrR family transcriptional regulator produces MASSRRVGAETSKTRGLLLDMVERLMLEEGYAGVTYRAVAARAGVTAGLVQYYFPTLDDLFVAAIRRRTDRNLDCLVEALRARADEPLRVIWEHSRDEATAALISEFTALGNHRKSIRAEIAKVTEQVRGAQLDALAATPPRRDPTNGLLPMEAVLFLIAGIPKMIKLEKGIGASLSHAEVLESVERFLDAVEPRTAGRDGEDAEAAG; encoded by the coding sequence ATGGCATCGAGCCGCCGGGTCGGCGCGGAGACGTCGAAGACCAGGGGTCTCCTTCTGGACATGGTCGAGCGTCTGATGCTCGAAGAAGGCTATGCCGGGGTCACCTACCGGGCAGTGGCGGCGCGTGCCGGTGTGACGGCGGGCCTGGTCCAGTACTACTTCCCCACGTTGGACGACCTGTTCGTCGCCGCGATTCGGCGCCGTACCGACCGCAACCTCGACTGCCTCGTCGAGGCGCTGCGGGCCCGCGCCGACGAGCCGTTGCGGGTGATCTGGGAGCACAGTCGGGACGAGGCGACGGCCGCGCTGATCTCGGAGTTCACGGCGCTCGGCAACCACCGGAAGTCGATCCGGGCGGAAATCGCGAAGGTCACCGAACAAGTGCGCGGCGCCCAACTCGACGCACTGGCGGCAACGCCGCCTCGGCGCGATCCGACGAACGGCCTGCTTCCGATGGAAGCGGTTCTTTTCCTGATCGCCGGTATTCCCAAGATGATCAAACTGGAGAAAGGAATCGGCGCCTCGCTTTCGCATGCCGAGGTACTCGAATCCGTCGAGCGATTCCTGGATGCGGTTGAACCGCGGACCGCCGGCCGCGACGGCGAAGATGCCGAGGCGGCCGGCTGA